Within the Quadrisphaera sp. RL12-1S genome, the region GCGCCGCGGCCGAAGGCCTTGAGCACGCGGATGCCGTGCACGGACTCCTCCACGCGCCCGGCCAGGTCACCGGCCTGGTCGCGGGCGCGCCGGGCCACCACCCGGTAGTCCTCCCGGAACCGGAACCCCAGCCACAGCACGGGCACCGCGCCGACGAGGTAGACCAGGCCCAGGGGCCACGCCGTCCACAGCATCAGGCCGACGCCCACCACCACGGTGGTGATGGACACCACCAGCATGAGCAGGCCGAAGATCAGCCAGCGGCGCACGGTGGACAGGTCCGACATCGCCCGCTGCAGCAGCTGCCCGGTGGACCACCGGTCGTGGAAGCTCAGCGACAGGTCGAGCAGGTGGCGGAACAGGTCCAGGCGCATGGTCGCCTCGACGGTGGTGCCCGGGGTGGCGACGAAGACGCGCCGGCTCCAGATGAGCACGGCCTCCACCACCCCGAGCACCAGCACGAGCGCGACCGCCTCGAGCACGGCGGCCCGGGAGCCGGAGGTGAGCAGCGGCCCGTTGACCAGCTCGCGCAGCACCTGCGGCACGGCCAGGGCGATGAGGCTGGCGCACAGCGCCGCCAGCGTGCCCAGGGCCATGCGCGGCAGGGCGGGGCGGGCCCAGTCGGCCAGGCGCAGCAGGCTGCGCGTGGTCGAGGCGGGACGGTCCGGTGGTGCGGACGACGGGGTTGACGACGACGACGGCGGTCGGGCGGCGGCGGTGCGGACGGCCTGGCGGCGGAGCGTGCGGGGCTGGACCCGCTCGCGCGGGGTGCGCCTGCTCGCCCTCACTGCGCCGGAGCCGTCCCCCGCCAGAAGCGGTGTTCTGAAGCAACCAGCACGCCCCCAGTCTCCTCCCGCGAGGCCGGTGCTGTCACCCACGGAGATCACTCCTGTTCGTGATCATGGGCTTCCCGCGCAGGACGACCGCGCCTGAGCTCCCGGTTGCGGTTCCGGGGAGCGGCGGCAGGCTGCGCGGCGTGAGCGAGAGCGAGACCCCTGCCGCTGCGGGCGCGGTGGCGCACCCCGAGGGGATCGGGCACGTGCGGCTGACCGTCACGGACGCCCGCAGGTCCAAGGCCTTCTACGGCTGGCTGCTCGGCGAGAACGCGCTGCGCACCGACTTCACGCACCTGTCGGGCGACCCGTCCGTCCGCGACGACCCGGACCGCGTCTACGGCGGCTGCAGCTTCACGGTCGGGCGCCAGGTGCTTGGCCTGCGGCCGGTGGCGCCCGCCGGGGACCGGTTCGACCCCGACCGGGTGGGCCTGGACCACCTGGCACTCACCGTCGGCTCGCGCGCCGAGCTGGAGGCGGCGGCGGAGCGACTGGCCGCCGCCGGTGTCGAGCACGGGGAGGTGACCGACCTGCCGGGCTTCCGCGTGACCATCCTGTCGGTGCAGGACCCGGACGGCATCAACCTCGAGCTGTCCGCGCCCCTGCAGCCCTGACCCCGGACCCGCGCCGCCCGAGCCCGTGGTCGCCACGACCGGTGAGCTCGCTGGGGAGCCTCACGCCCGGTGGGCAGGCTCACGTCCGGGTCTGCGCCCGGAAGCGGACGCCAGGCTGCCCACCGGACGCCAGGCTCCCCACCCGGCGCAGGGCCGCGCGAGCGGGACGTGGCGCTGGGGCGCGTGATCGTCGCGGGGAGGAGGCGGCGGGGGCGGGGCGTCAGGCGGGGTCGGCGAGGACGTCGAGGGCGCCCTGCAGGTCGGCCGGGTACTCGCTGCTGAAGGAGGTCCACTCCCCCGTCGCGGGGTGGTGGAAC harbors:
- a CDS encoding VOC family protein, whose amino-acid sequence is MSESETPAAAGAVAHPEGIGHVRLTVTDARRSKAFYGWLLGENALRTDFTHLSGDPSVRDDPDRVYGGCSFTVGRQVLGLRPVAPAGDRFDPDRVGLDHLALTVGSRAELEAAAERLAAAGVEHGEVTDLPGFRVTILSVQDPDGINLELSAPLQP